The proteins below come from a single Aquarana catesbeiana isolate 2022-GZ linkage group LG12, ASM4218655v1, whole genome shotgun sequence genomic window:
- the LOC141113877 gene encoding olfactory receptor 5AR1-like yields MGNWTLLNELFLSGLSDLPALQLPLFLFFLLIYLFTIFWNLLIIFLIVTNSHLHVPMYFFIGNLAGLDLSYSSLTVPRILFDLHANRRKISINACITQVFFFIFFASCEAFLLTAMSYDRYTAICKPLHYTQIMCWKVCAQLVSIVLCLSVIHSLSHTLYALKLTFCGSDIIESFFCDLPQLFKISCSDIYFNIVLILLLGGFLGVGSLMLTFLSYAYIFKTVLKIQAKGNRSKVFSTCTSHLTVVFVYFGSIFFNYFWPSTYRNSSGDKVVSVFYTVILPLLNPLIYSLRNKDFKKTFHSGFGMIFPPK; encoded by the coding sequence ATGGGAAATTGGACATTACTGAATGAATTATTTCTCTCTGGATTGTCTGACCTTCCAGCTCTTCAGCTCCCTctgtttctcttcttccttctcatcTACCTATTTACAATATTCTGGAATTTGCTGATCATTTTCCTCATAGTCACTAACTCTCACCTCCATGTACCTATGTATTTCTTCATTGGGAACCTGGCTGGTTTGGACCTCTCTTACTCCTCATTAACCGTCCCACGCATATTATTTGACCTTCACGCCAACAGAAGAAAAATTTCCATAAATGCCTGTATAACCCAAGTCTTCTTCTTTATATTCTTTGCCAGTTGTGAGGCTTTTCTGTTGACTGCCATGTCCTATGATCGATATACCGCCATTTGTAAGCCATTACATTACACACAGATCATGTGTTGGAAAGTGTGTGCACAGTTGGTGTCCATTGTGTTGTGTCTCAGCGTTATCCATTCTTTAAGTCACACACTTTATGCCCTAAAATTAACATTTTGTGGATCAGATATTATAGAAAGCTTCTTCTGTGACCTTCCACAATTGTTTAAGATCTCCTGCAGTGACATCTACTTCAACATAGTGCTTATTCTTCTCTTGGGTGGCTTCCTTGGAGTTGGGTCACTCATGTTGACCTTCCTGTCATATGCCTATATATTCAAAACAGTTCTTAAGATTCAAGCTAAGGGTAATAGGAGTAAAGTTTTCTCTACTTGTACCTCTCACCTAACAGTGGTCTTTGTATATTTTGgctccattttttttaattatttttggccAAGTACTTATCGTAACTCTTCTGGGGACAAAGTTGTGTCTGTGTTTTACACAGTGATCCTTCCTCTCCTCAATCCTCTCATCTACAGTCTGAGGAACAAGGATTTCAAAAAAACATTTCATAGTGGCTTCGGAATGATCTTTCCACCGAAATag